The proteins below are encoded in one region of Scyliorhinus torazame isolate Kashiwa2021f chromosome 16, sScyTor2.1, whole genome shotgun sequence:
- the LOC140392895 gene encoding tapasin-related protein-like yields MHRHIHWLLLKLVLVLADDPGARPVSEAADVVLDCWYIEDSGGLSAVSGRFSREKALLVLRNVSIAGDEQTSAWTDYEVRDEDRKHIIFEAIGSDVPIPNGEILLHADCEGQEVTCEISSFGAQSGADDAEGAPGTSFIGVLRISGGGLGMALVFRTIPVSEKDSGERIFNEKLNVELSPTGTIPLSVQFLVYTRTSSIRTLLGQTILLDCGFLGADPSTISVDWRIQHKGTGRRIYTLSEGQGMSEREGTLMDADQVGSNGNVSLLLRDITVQDEGTYICIVQGLKGHAQQTILVEIMEPPRVTLTPEALYFHHGMRESLICEISRYYPLDVTVAWSVRTEGDDLDPLPLSGVSYSSHRKNKDGTYNISSQVTITPDLLELASVYTCEVAHIALAEPIHVSVQLQRPIGEEEGILFSISGIVISSILFLLALVHFCRLTPRPAGPKDGTR; encoded by the exons ACACATACACTGGCTTCTACTCAAGCTGG TTTTAGTTTTGGCCGATGATCCTGGCGCTCGCCCAGTGAGTGAAGCTGCTGATGTGGTCCTGGACTGCTGGTATATCGAGGACTCGGGTGGTCTCAGCGCGGTCAGTGGTAGATTCTCTCGGGAGAAAGCTTTGCTCGTACTCCGCAACGTCAGTATCGCCGGAGATGAGCAAACGTCCGCCTGGACTGACTACGAGGTTCGCGACGAGGATCGGAAGCACATCATCTTCGAGGCCATTG GCTCGGATGTCCCGATACCCAATGGGGAGATTCTGCTTCACGCAGACTGTGAAGGACAAGAGGTGACGTGCGAGATTAGCAGTTTCGGGGCTCAATCTGGGGCGGATGATGCTGAGGGGGCTCCTGGCACCTCCTTCATCGGGGTGCTGCGTATCTCTGGGGGTGGCCTCGGCATGGCTCTGGTGTTCAGAACCATTCCAGTCAGCGAGAAGGACAGCGGAGAACGGATATTCAACGAGAAGCTGAATGTAGAACTGAGCCCGACGGGAACTATCCCCCTTTCTG TGCAATTCCTCGTCTACACTCGCACGTCAAGCATCCGGACGCTCCTGGGCCAGACCATCCTCCTGGACTGCGGGTTTCTGGGAGCTGACCCCAGCACAATATCCGTCGATTGGCGGATACAACACAAAGGCACAGGTCGGAGAATCTACACACTCTCAGAGGGCCAAGGGATGTCGGAGCGGGAGGGCACCTTGATGGACGCGGACCAGGTTGGCAGCAACGGGAATGTGTCACTCCTTCTGCGTGACATAACCGTCCAAGATGAGGGGACATACATCTGCATCGTCCAGGGACTCAAAGGTCACGCCCAACAGACCATCTTAGTGGAAATAATGG AGCCTCCCAGAGTCACGCTGACACCAGAGGCGCTGTACTTTCACCATGGAATGCGCGAGAGCCTGATCTGTGAGATTTCACGATACTACCCACTCGATGTGACTGTGGCGTGGTCGGTGCGGACTGAGGGGGACGACCTGGACCCCCTGCCGCTGTCCGGTGTCTCGTATTCCAGCCATCGCAAGAACAAGGATGGGACTTACAACATCTCATCGCAGGTCACCATCACACCCGACCTCCTGGAGCTTGCGTCTGTTTACACATGCGAGGTGGCCCACATTGCCCTCGCGGAGCCTATCCACGTTTCTGTACAACTGCAAAGGCCCATAG GTGAGGAAGAGGGTATCCTGTTTTCGATATCTGGGATTGTCATCTCCTCAATTCTGTTCCTCCTGGCCCTCGTACATTTCTGTCGACTCACTCCGAGACCCGCCG GGCCCAAGGATGGGACGCGATAG